A genome region from Aurantiacibacter sp. MUD61 includes the following:
- the nth gene encoding endonuclease III: MTKDQIFEFFRRLAEHNPEPETELEYGNCYQLVVAVALSAQATDVGVNKATRSLFAKVETPQQMLDLGIDALTDHIKTIGLFNSKAKNVIALSQLLVDEYGGEVPDTREDLVRLPGVGRKTANVVLNCWFKQETFAVDTHILRVGNRTGLAKGKTPEQVEAKLEKRVPQPFRLHAHHWLILHGRYVCKARTPECWRCDLVDLCSFRKKVLEKPKGR; this comes from the coding sequence ATGACCAAAGACCAGATTTTTGAATTCTTCCGCCGGCTGGCCGAGCACAATCCGGAGCCGGAGACCGAGCTGGAATATGGCAATTGCTACCAGCTTGTCGTCGCCGTGGCGCTATCGGCACAAGCAACCGATGTGGGTGTGAACAAGGCGACGCGTTCGCTTTTCGCGAAGGTCGAGACCCCGCAGCAAATGCTCGATCTGGGGATCGACGCGCTTACCGATCACATCAAGACCATCGGCCTGTTCAACTCCAAGGCAAAGAACGTGATCGCCCTGAGCCAGCTGCTGGTGGACGAATATGGCGGGGAAGTGCCCGACACGCGCGAAGACCTCGTCCGCCTGCCTGGCGTGGGCCGCAAGACGGCCAATGTCGTGCTCAATTGCTGGTTCAAGCAGGAGACCTTTGCCGTCGACACCCACATATTGCGCGTCGGCAACCGGACGGGTCTGGCGAAAGGCAAAACGCCGGAACAGGTCGAAGCCAAGCTTGAAAAACGCGTGCCCCAGCCCTTCCGCCTGCACGCCCACCACTGGCTGATTCTCCACGGCCGCTATGTGTGCAAGGCGCGCACACCCGAATGCTGGCGCTGCGATCTGGTCGATCTGTGCAGCTTCCGGAAGAAGGTTCTGGAGAAGCCTAAGGGGCGTTAG
- the ubiB gene encoding 2-polyprenylphenol 6-hydroxylase, translated as MTRPSTHIWRLLKWGRTLARHGALRGIERDPNTPAPVKRLVRIARFGTIQPREPDYAGAFRAVGPAAIKLGQSLATRPDLVGDEAAHNLLSLQDNLPPVPFAEIKRHIEASFERPLEELFSHVDPDPVGAASIAQVHKGITTEGREVAIKVLRPGIREKFAEDLATYEWAAAHLEALGGEASRLRPRLTIANFKRWTNRELDLRREAASASELAEAMRGIERYHIPDIDWDRTNGRVMTIEWVDGIKISNRDALVAAGHDLPELANRLVLAFLTQAIAGGFFHADMHQGNLFVKDDGTIVAIDFGIMGRIDTQARQWLAEILYGLITGDYKRVAEIHFEAQYVPSYHDVGEFATALRAVGEPMRGKPVSELSVGQMLDGLFAITRDFDMQTQPHLLLLQKTMVMVEGIATQLDPAINMWETSAPYVRSWMRDELGPEAAIADRIRHDTETLLRVPQLIRRLEEKFPPKGGAPEQPPLDDVELIWDRRERQGRGWLGYIMAALVGGALVFGGIETGWLG; from the coding sequence GTGACGCGGCCTTCGACCCATATCTGGCGGCTTCTCAAATGGGGCCGGACGCTGGCGCGGCATGGCGCGCTGCGGGGGATCGAGCGCGATCCCAACACGCCTGCCCCTGTCAAACGCTTGGTGCGGATCGCCCGTTTCGGCACCATCCAGCCGCGTGAACCCGACTATGCCGGAGCATTCCGTGCTGTAGGGCCGGCGGCGATCAAGCTCGGGCAATCCCTGGCGACGCGCCCCGATCTTGTGGGCGATGAAGCGGCGCATAATCTGCTCAGCCTGCAGGACAATCTGCCGCCCGTTCCCTTTGCAGAGATCAAGCGCCATATTGAAGCGAGCTTTGAACGGCCGCTCGAAGAACTCTTCAGCCATGTCGATCCTGATCCCGTAGGTGCCGCCAGCATCGCGCAGGTGCACAAGGGCATCACGACCGAAGGCCGCGAAGTCGCGATCAAGGTGCTGCGCCCCGGCATTCGTGAGAAATTCGCCGAGGACCTCGCGACCTATGAATGGGCCGCTGCGCATCTCGAGGCGCTTGGCGGAGAAGCATCGCGCCTTCGCCCGCGCCTGACCATTGCCAATTTCAAACGCTGGACCAATCGCGAGCTCGACTTGCGGCGCGAGGCGGCTTCGGCTTCGGAACTAGCCGAGGCGATGCGCGGGATCGAGCGCTATCATATTCCCGACATCGACTGGGATCGCACCAATGGCCGGGTGATGACCATCGAGTGGGTCGACGGGATCAAGATTTCCAATCGCGACGCGCTGGTTGCGGCGGGCCACGATCTGCCTGAACTCGCCAATCGGCTGGTGCTCGCTTTCCTGACGCAGGCGATTGCGGGCGGTTTCTTCCACGCCGACATGCACCAGGGCAATCTGTTCGTGAAGGATGATGGCACCATCGTTGCCATCGACTTCGGGATCATGGGGCGCATCGATACGCAGGCACGGCAGTGGCTGGCGGAAATTCTCTACGGCCTCATCACAGGCGATTACAAACGCGTCGCCGAAATCCATTTCGAGGCGCAATATGTGCCGAGCTATCACGATGTCGGCGAATTCGCGACCGCGCTGCGCGCCGTGGGTGAACCGATGCGCGGCAAACCGGTGAGCGAGCTTTCGGTCGGGCAGATGCTCGACGGGCTGTTCGCCATTACGCGCGATTTCGACATGCAGACACAGCCGCACTTGCTGCTGCTGCAAAAGACCATGGTGATGGTCGAAGGTATCGCCACCCAGCTCGATCCTGCAATCAACATGTGGGAGACGTCTGCACCCTATGTCCGCAGCTGGATGCGTGACGAGCTTGGGCCGGAAGCGGCGATTGCCGATCGCATTCGCCACGATACCGAGACATTGCTGCGGGTGCCGCAGCTCATCCGCCGGCTGGAAGAGAAATTCCCGCCCAAGGGCGGCGCGCCCGAACAGCCGCCGCTCGACGACGTGGAGCTCATCTGGGATCGCCGCGAAAGACAGGGTCGCGGCTGGCTCGGCTATATAATGGCGGCGCTTGTGGGAGGCGCCTTGGTGTTCGGGGGCATTGAAACAGGGTGGCTAGGCTAA
- a CDS encoding class I SAM-dependent methyltransferase produces the protein MSEKVSFGYEDVAPDEKTARVGGVFSNVAAKYDIMNDAMSGGMHRLWKDKFVSRVKPQPGEAILDMAGGTGDIAFRMADRGADVVVADINQDMLDVGIERAMDRGIDGLSWSCQNAEELTYPDRQFDAYTIVFGIRNVTYIEKALAEAHRVLKFGGRFFCMEFSNTEWSGFKEVYDLYSHRLMPQIGKAIANDEDSYRYLAESIRRFPKPPEFEAMIQRAGFAHTKVESILGGAVNIHSGWKI, from the coding sequence ATGAGTGAAAAGGTATCCTTCGGCTACGAAGACGTGGCGCCCGATGAGAAGACTGCGCGCGTGGGCGGGGTCTTTTCCAATGTCGCGGCCAAATATGACATCATGAACGATGCCATGTCGGGCGGGATGCATCGGCTTTGGAAGGACAAATTCGTCAGCCGCGTGAAACCGCAGCCGGGCGAGGCGATTCTCGATATGGCCGGCGGCACGGGTGATATTGCCTTCCGCATGGCAGATCGCGGCGCAGATGTGGTGGTTGCCGACATCAATCAGGACATGCTTGATGTCGGGATCGAACGGGCGATGGATCGCGGGATCGATGGCTTGTCGTGGTCCTGTCAGAACGCCGAAGAGCTCACCTATCCCGATCGCCAGTTTGATGCCTACACCATCGTTTTCGGCATTCGGAACGTCACCTATATCGAAAAGGCGCTGGCCGAAGCACACCGCGTGCTGAAATTTGGCGGACGCTTCTTCTGCATGGAATTCAGCAACACCGAATGGAGCGGCTTCAAGGAAGTCTACGATCTCTATTCTCACAGGCTGATGCCGCAGATCGGCAAGGCGATCGCCAATGACGAGGACAGCTATCGCTACCTTGCCGAAAGCATCCGCCGCTTTCCCAAGCCGCCCGAATTCGAAGCGATGATCCAGCGAGCCGGTTTCGCGCATACGAAGGTTGAGAGCATTCTTGGCGGCGCGGTAAATATCCATTCCGGGTGGAAGATTTAA
- the dapB gene encoding 4-hydroxy-tetrahydrodipicolinate reductase yields the protein MARIGIIGSQGRMGQAIAAVLDAGEHECAGGADKDGDVAELAKRSDALVDFSSPAALQANLDAASAAGIPLLIGTTGLAHEHHAAIDEAAKHIPVLQTGNTSLGVTLLAHLVHEAAARLGDDWDVEVLEMHHRMKVDAPSGTALLLGQAAADARGITLSETTESGRDGHTGARAKGAIGFAALRGGTVAGEHSVILAGEEERITLSHSAENRSIFARGAVRGAAWLIGREAGRYTMKDVLDL from the coding sequence ATGGCACGTATCGGAATCATCGGCAGCCAGGGGCGCATGGGGCAGGCCATCGCAGCGGTACTGGACGCAGGCGAGCATGAGTGCGCGGGCGGCGCGGACAAAGATGGCGACGTTGCGGAACTGGCCAAACGCAGCGATGCGCTGGTCGACTTCTCCTCCCCCGCCGCGCTGCAGGCGAATCTCGATGCCGCGAGCGCAGCGGGCATTCCGCTCCTGATCGGCACCACGGGGCTGGCGCACGAACATCATGCAGCAATCGACGAGGCGGCAAAGCATATTCCCGTGCTCCAGACCGGCAACACGTCGCTGGGCGTGACCCTGCTCGCCCATCTGGTGCATGAAGCCGCCGCAAGGCTTGGCGATGACTGGGACGTCGAAGTCCTCGAAATGCATCACCGCATGAAAGTCGACGCGCCATCGGGCACGGCGCTGCTGCTTGGCCAAGCGGCTGCGGATGCGCGCGGCATCACACTGAGCGAGACAACCGAAAGCGGGCGCGACGGGCATACGGGCGCGCGCGCGAAAGGGGCAATCGGCTTTGCAGCCCTTCGCGGCGGTACGGTGGCCGGAGAGCATTCGGTGATCCTTGCCGGCGAGGAAGAGCGCATCACCCTCTCCCACAGCGCCGAAAACCGTAGCATCTTCGCCCGCGGTGCCGTTCGTGGAGCGGCATGGCTCATTGGACGAGAAGCGGGACGCTATACGATGAAGGATGTGCTTGATCTCTGA
- the mutM gene encoding bifunctional DNA-formamidopyrimidine glycosylase/DNA-(apurinic or apyrimidinic site) lyase, which produces MPELPEVETTVRGLARFMDGERITRVQLNRPDMRFPFPQGLVQSLTGARVSSLGRRAKYGLIHTDRDSTLIFHLGMSGRWRIDPEADEKHDHLVIETARNRFALNDPRRFGYVDLVDTPALQQWPAFAAMGPEPLSDDLTVEHLRAAISGRKQAIKLLLLDQHVVAGLGNIYVCEALFRAGINPRKAGGRVFRPALEKLVPAIRDVLTQSITDGGSTLRDYARPDGELGYFATRFQVYGREGEPCVRGDGGIIRRVVQGGRSTWYCPKCQT; this is translated from the coding sequence ATGCCGGAATTGCCAGAAGTCGAGACAACCGTGCGCGGATTGGCGCGTTTTATGGATGGCGAGCGGATCACGCGCGTCCAACTCAATCGTCCGGACATGCGCTTTCCCTTCCCGCAAGGACTGGTTCAATCGCTCACCGGCGCGAGAGTGAGCAGCCTTGGACGCCGCGCCAAATACGGCCTTATTCATACGGACCGGGACAGCACGCTTATCTTTCATCTCGGCATGAGCGGACGATGGCGGATCGATCCCGAAGCCGATGAGAAGCACGATCACCTTGTTATAGAGACCGCGCGCAATCGCTTCGCACTCAATGATCCGAGACGGTTCGGCTATGTCGATCTCGTCGACACGCCAGCGCTCCAGCAATGGCCCGCCTTTGCAGCTATGGGCCCGGAGCCGCTGAGCGATGATCTGACGGTCGAGCATCTGCGCGCAGCGATCAGCGGCCGGAAACAGGCGATCAAGCTGCTGCTGCTCGATCAGCACGTGGTAGCAGGGCTCGGCAATATATATGTGTGCGAGGCGCTGTTTCGCGCCGGTATCAATCCGCGCAAGGCTGGCGGACGTGTGTTCCGGCCGGCATTGGAAAAGCTGGTGCCCGCGATCAGGGATGTGCTCACCCAATCGATTACCGATGGCGGCTCCACCTTGCGCGACTACGCCCGCCCCGATGGAGAACTCGGCTACTTCGCCACGCGCTTTCAGGTATACGGACGCGAAGGCGAGCCCTGCGTGCGCGGGGACGGCGGAATTATCAGGCGGGTCGTGCAGGGCGGGCGCAGCACGTGGTATTGTCCGAAATGCCAAACGTAG
- the dnaA gene encoding chromosomal replication initiator protein DnaA yields the protein MEDHEAVDLAADWADISQGLRKDLGHQLFTQWIKPIQLGKIDKESGTLQLFLPTEFSANWVRDRYHDRLSLAWKIARGEVRHVKVEVHPGRRKIADFDLRGDDGFGHRAANDATLAMESIGDDGFTSSVGLDPSQTFAAFVTGSTNVLAKNAAERMSKAEKPQFSPLYLKAATGQGKTHLLHAIGHSYLQAFPRARIFYCSAERFMVEFVQALKSNEMIEFKGRLRAFDLLLVDDIQFIIGKAAAQEELLYTIDALLAEGKRLVFAADRAPQALDGVEPRLLSRLSMGLVADIQPADIELRRAILESKLTRFAPLEVPADVIDFLARTVSRNVRELVGGLNKLIAYAQLTGQEVSLQLAEEQLTDILSANRRRITIDEIQRTVCQFYRIDRSEMSSKRRARAVVRPRQVAMYLAKVLTPRSYPEIGRKFGGRDHSTVIHAVRLIEDLRERDADMDGDVRSLLRQLES from the coding sequence ATGGAAGATCACGAAGCAGTAGACCTGGCCGCCGATTGGGCAGATATCAGCCAGGGCCTACGCAAGGATCTTGGTCACCAGCTTTTCACCCAATGGATCAAGCCGATCCAGCTGGGCAAGATCGACAAGGAAAGCGGCACGCTGCAGCTTTTCCTGCCGACCGAATTTTCCGCCAATTGGGTGCGCGATCGCTATCACGACCGCTTGTCACTCGCTTGGAAGATCGCCCGCGGCGAAGTTCGTCACGTAAAGGTCGAAGTGCATCCTGGCCGCCGCAAGATCGCCGATTTCGATCTGCGCGGGGATGACGGCTTTGGCCACCGCGCCGCCAATGACGCGACGCTGGCGATGGAATCGATCGGCGATGACGGCTTCACCAGCTCGGTCGGCCTCGACCCGAGCCAGACCTTTGCCGCTTTCGTGACCGGCAGCACCAATGTGCTCGCCAAGAATGCCGCAGAGCGCATGTCCAAGGCCGAGAAGCCGCAGTTCAGCCCGCTCTACCTCAAGGCCGCGACAGGCCAGGGCAAGACTCACCTGTTGCACGCCATCGGCCACAGCTACCTGCAGGCCTTCCCCCGCGCCCGCATCTTCTACTGCAGCGCAGAACGCTTCATGGTGGAATTCGTCCAGGCGCTGAAGTCGAACGAGATGATCGAGTTCAAAGGCCGCCTGCGCGCGTTTGACCTGCTGCTGGTGGACGACATCCAGTTCATCATCGGCAAGGCCGCCGCGCAGGAAGAATTGCTCTACACGATCGATGCGCTGCTCGCCGAAGGCAAGCGACTGGTGTTCGCCGCCGATCGCGCGCCGCAGGCGCTCGACGGTGTCGAACCGCGCCTGCTCAGCCGCCTGTCGATGGGCCTTGTCGCCGACATCCAGCCTGCCGATATCGAACTGCGCCGCGCGATCCTTGAATCCAAGCTCACGCGTTTCGCGCCGCTCGAAGTGCCCGCCGATGTGATCGATTTCCTCGCCCGCACTGTGTCGCGCAATGTGCGTGAACTGGTTGGCGGCCTCAACAAGCTGATCGCTTACGCACAGCTGACGGGGCAGGAAGTGTCGCTCCAGCTCGCCGAAGAGCAGCTGACCGATATCCTTTCGGCCAATCGCCGCCGCATCACGATTGACGAGATCCAGCGCACCGTATGCCAATTCTACCGCATCGACCGCAGCGAAATGAGCAGCAAGCGCCGTGCACGCGCCGTGGTGCGTCCGCGCCAGGTGGCCATGTATCTCGCCAAGGTGCTAACGCCGCGCAGCTATCCTGAAATCGGTCGCAAATTCGGTGGCCGCGATCACTCGACCGTGATCCACGCCGTGCGCCTGATCGAGGACCTGCGCGAGCGTGATGCCGATATGGACGGCGATGTGCGCAGCCTGCTGCGCCAGCTCGAAAGCTGA
- a CDS encoding HesA/MoeB/ThiF family protein has protein sequence MDEPPHPLSQERIDRFARHIVLPELGGAGQMALSRSHVALIGLGGIGAPVLQYLAGAGVGRFTLVDDGDVEASNLQRQTIYTTRDIGHGKAVSARRWLANFDDKLSVEIHDQRIVAENAERLFGDADLVIDGTDNFATRLAVSDTCVHAKIPLLSAAVGRFQGQVAAFQGHLEGEPCYRCFVGDAFDAEDCDTCAEDGVLGAMVGWVGTFAAMQAVRILVSKAANMGDPAWGTLQLMDGMKPGMRPITIAKDPECRGCNPSHRD, from the coding sequence ATGGACGAACCACCCCACCCCCTGTCGCAAGAACGGATCGATCGCTTCGCGCGGCATATCGTCCTGCCCGAACTGGGCGGCGCGGGGCAGATGGCCTTGTCGCGCAGCCATGTCGCGCTCATCGGGCTCGGCGGCATCGGTGCTCCAGTACTGCAATATCTTGCAGGAGCAGGCGTGGGGCGCTTCACTCTGGTCGATGATGGCGATGTGGAGGCGAGCAACCTCCAACGCCAGACCATCTATACAACGCGCGATATAGGCCATGGCAAAGCCGTTTCGGCACGCCGGTGGCTGGCCAATTTCGATGACAAGCTGAGCGTCGAGATTCACGACCAGCGCATAGTCGCAGAAAATGCGGAGAGGCTGTTCGGCGACGCCGATCTTGTCATTGACGGAACGGACAATTTCGCCACCCGCCTCGCCGTATCCGACACATGCGTCCACGCGAAAATCCCGCTGCTCTCCGCCGCCGTGGGCCGCTTTCAGGGTCAGGTCGCAGCCTTCCAGGGGCACCTTGAAGGTGAGCCCTGCTACCGTTGCTTCGTCGGAGATGCCTTTGATGCGGAGGATTGCGACACCTGCGCCGAAGACGGCGTGCTCGGAGCAATGGTCGGCTGGGTCGGTACGTTCGCTGCGATGCAGGCCGTGCGCATTCTGGTGAGCAAGGCTGCGAACATGGGCGATCCCGCCTGGGGTACACTACAGCTGATGGACGGGATGAAACCCGGCATGCGGCCTATCACGATTGCCAAGGATCCGGAGTGCAGGGGGTGCAATCCAAGCCACCGCGATTGA
- a CDS encoding M48 family metallopeptidase, with product MALVPAAATQAYIDTLSAEELALARDYTTGNHWLLLAGLLVSAFITWVIVRSGVLDKVAEKLVARGFFLRTFSIAVVYVFVSSLLTLPFGIYEDWWRETQYGRTSQPLADFISQGAIGTVIGAVLGGLFLTGLYFLIRKAGRFWWAWSGALVAGATSFLLLLSPVVIEPIFNQYEYIPEGEVRDAVLELAADAGVPEDRVFMFDGSRQSNNFTANVSGVGGSARIAISDVAMDQASLDEVKAVTGHEIGHYVLGHIWRTLIVISVLAVLVFFLTDRTYGWFARKFGTDAALSDPRGLPVLAFVFGFYFLLATPVTNAMTRIGEREADAYSLENVGLPDALSGALIKTAEYRYPLAGPIEEAIFYTHPTVENRVRRAMEWKAANPQADNGGAE from the coding sequence ATGGCATTGGTTCCGGCAGCTGCCACACAGGCCTATATCGACACGCTGAGCGCCGAGGAGCTGGCCCTCGCTCGCGATTACACCACGGGCAATCACTGGCTGCTTCTGGCAGGACTGCTGGTTTCTGCCTTCATCACCTGGGTCATCGTGCGCAGCGGCGTGCTGGACAAAGTCGCGGAGAAGCTGGTCGCGCGCGGTTTTTTCCTGCGCACTTTCTCGATTGCCGTGGTCTACGTCTTCGTGAGTTCACTCCTCACGCTGCCTTTCGGCATTTACGAGGATTGGTGGCGCGAGACGCAATATGGCCGCACCAGCCAGCCACTCGCGGACTTCATCAGCCAGGGCGCCATCGGCACGGTGATTGGCGCCGTGCTTGGCGGGCTTTTCCTGACCGGCCTCTATTTCCTCATCCGCAAGGCGGGACGGTTCTGGTGGGCGTGGAGCGGCGCGCTGGTGGCGGGCGCCACTTCTTTCCTGCTGTTGCTGTCACCCGTCGTGATCGAGCCGATCTTCAACCAGTATGAGTACATCCCCGAGGGCGAAGTACGCGACGCCGTGCTGGAACTCGCCGCCGATGCAGGCGTGCCCGAAGATCGTGTGTTCATGTTCGATGGCTCGCGCCAGTCGAACAATTTCACGGCCAACGTTTCGGGCGTGGGCGGCTCTGCGCGCATCGCGATTTCCGATGTGGCGATGGATCAGGCCTCGCTTGATGAAGTGAAGGCGGTGACCGGGCATGAGATCGGCCATTACGTCCTCGGCCATATCTGGCGCACGCTAATCGTGATCAGTGTCCTGGCAGTGCTGGTCTTCTTCCTGACCGACCGCACCTATGGCTGGTTCGCGCGCAAATTCGGCACCGATGCGGCCCTCTCCGATCCTCGCGGTCTGCCGGTCCTCGCTTTCGTTTTCGGCTTCTACTTCCTGCTGGCAACGCCCGTCACCAATGCGATGACGCGCATCGGGGAGCGTGAAGCGGATGCCTATTCGCTCGAAAATGTCGGCCTCCCCGATGCCCTGTCGGGCGCGCTGATCAAGACGGCAGAATATCGCTATCCGCTCGCAGGCCCCATTGAAGAGGCGATCTTCTACACCCACCCCACGGTCGAAAACCGCGTGCGCCGCGCAATGGAATGGAAAGCTGCCAATCCACAAGCCGACAACGGCGGCGCGGAGTAA
- the rpsT gene encoding 30S ribosomal protein S20, with the protein MANTPQAKKRIRRNNTRAEINGARKSRIRGFVKKVEVAVSEGDKKSAEEALRAAQPEIARGVARGVMHKNTAARKMSRLSKRVAAL; encoded by the coding sequence ATGGCCAATACGCCGCAAGCCAAGAAGCGCATTCGTCGCAACAATACCCGCGCCGAGATCAACGGTGCCCGCAAGAGCCGCATCCGTGGCTTCGTGAAAAAGGTCGAAGTGGCCGTTTCCGAAGGCGACAAGAAGTCGGCTGAAGAAGCACTGCGCGCTGCGCAGCCGGAAATCGCTCGCGGTGTTGCGCGCGGCGTGATGCACAAGAACACGGCCGCTCGTAAAATGAGCCGGCTTTCGAAGCGCGTCGCCGCTCTCTGA
- a CDS encoding YybH family protein has translation MPVDNPSDLAVAGVPEPQEIMDQWLAAHNANDAARLASLYEPDGRHSTNLTYRGRNELEAMFARSVSDVDEFEALDRRFVLQGEYAFETGIAVQRGSVDGQRIEVRGDYMMLFARQADGTWLIRHLVAGNPQMTRIN, from the coding sequence ATGCCTGTCGACAATCCGTCAGACCTGGCTGTGGCGGGTGTTCCTGAACCGCAGGAAATCATGGATCAGTGGCTTGCTGCGCACAACGCAAATGATGCGGCTAGATTGGCATCATTATATGAGCCAGACGGCCGCCACTCGACAAACCTCACCTATCGAGGCCGAAACGAGCTAGAGGCTATGTTTGCCCGCAGCGTCTCGGATGTCGACGAATTCGAGGCACTAGACCGGCGGTTCGTGTTACAAGGCGAGTATGCTTTCGAGACCGGAATCGCCGTTCAGCGGGGCAGTGTTGATGGACAACGAATCGAGGTTCGCGGCGACTATATGATGCTGTTCGCTAGGCAAGCGGACGGGACATGGCTCATCCGTCACCTCGTTGCGGGCAATCCGCAAATGACCCGGATCAACTAA
- a CDS encoding NAD-dependent deacylase: MSSIRNIVILTGAGISAESGLKTFRAEDGLWENHPVEQVATPEGFARDPDLVQRFYDERRANVLAAQPNAAHESLGRLEAEFDGEVLLVTQNIDDLHERGGARNTLHMHGEVLSAWCRACDVRHKWEGTLRDGPDCPACGKASMRPDIVWFGEMPYQMDRIFAAIAQADLFVSIGTSGAVYPAAGFVQEANRAGARTLELNLERSAGSHFFDETRLGPASELVPEWVEELLADSPT, translated from the coding sequence ATGAGCAGCATCCGCAACATCGTGATCCTGACAGGCGCAGGGATTTCCGCCGAAAGCGGTCTCAAGACGTTCCGCGCAGAAGACGGTCTTTGGGAAAACCATCCCGTGGAACAGGTCGCCACGCCGGAGGGATTCGCCCGCGATCCCGATCTCGTCCAGCGCTTCTATGACGAACGGCGCGCCAATGTGCTCGCCGCGCAGCCCAACGCCGCGCACGAATCCCTCGGGCGGCTCGAGGCGGAGTTCGATGGCGAAGTGCTCCTCGTCACCCAGAATATCGACGATCTGCACGAACGCGGCGGGGCGCGAAACACGCTCCATATGCATGGCGAAGTGCTCTCGGCATGGTGCCGCGCTTGCGATGTCCGGCACAAGTGGGAAGGGACATTGCGCGACGGACCGGATTGCCCCGCCTGCGGAAAAGCGAGCATGCGCCCTGACATCGTCTGGTTCGGTGAAATGCCGTATCAGATGGATCGCATCTTCGCCGCGATCGCGCAGGCCGACCTGTTCGTCAGCATTGGCACCAGCGGCGCCGTCTATCCGGCGGCAGGCTTCGTGCAAGAGGCGAACCGCGCAGGAGCGCGCACGCTGGAACTCAATCTGGAACGCAGCGCCGGATCGCACTTCTTCGACGAAACAAGGCTCGGCCCGGCGAGCGAGCTGGTCCCGGAATGGGTGGAGGAGCTATTGGCGGACAGCCCCACTTGA